The Streptomyces laurentii genome contains a region encoding:
- a CDS encoding hypothetical protein (DUF2087 domain containing protein [Streptomyces fulvissimus DSM40593];~Uncharacterized protein conserved in bacteria (DUF2087); pfam09860;~identified by MetaGeneAnnotator; putative), giving the protein MTVMTTEPTEPTEPTEPTEPTEPTDSAESTAATATTTGFTADLFASDGRLKAIPRRPARRTALLDHLAATLFEPARAYTEREVNEALKTVHDDFPALRRHLVTGGQLTRTKDGSAYHRQQRTGPLAGATPTAP; this is encoded by the coding sequence GTGACCGTCATGACCACCGAACCCACCGAACCCACCGAACCCACCGAACCCACCGAACCCACCGAACCCACCGACTCCGCGGAGTCGACGGCGGCGACGGCGACGACGACCGGCTTCACGGCCGACCTCTTCGCGTCCGACGGCCGTCTGAAGGCCATCCCGCGCCGGCCGGCCCGCCGCACCGCGCTGCTCGACCATCTGGCCGCCACCCTCTTCGAGCCGGCCCGCGCCTACACGGAGCGCGAGGTCAACGAGGCCCTGAAGACCGTGCACGACGACTTCCCGGCGCTGCGCCGCCACCTCGTCACCGGCGGCCAGCTCACCCGTACGAAGGACGGCTCGGCCTACCACCGACAGCAGCGGACCGGCCCCCTGGCGGGAGCGACCCCCACCGCGCCGTGA
- a CDS encoding hypothetical protein (identified by MetaGeneAnnotator; putative;~sequence version:1) — protein sequence MPVIVTIEIPGGSEELYRRTHDKITAAPWFPTPGFLAHAAGPDGTGGFRVIDFWDSVEAFQAFERKARPIYEEMGIGGVIPRVDEAVEVVVPPRG from the coding sequence ATGCCCGTGATCGTCACCATCGAGATCCCCGGCGGCAGCGAGGAGCTCTACCGCCGCACCCACGACAAGATCACCGCCGCGCCGTGGTTCCCGACGCCCGGCTTCCTCGCCCACGCGGCGGGCCCGGACGGCACGGGCGGCTTCCGGGTGATCGACTTCTGGGACTCGGTGGAGGCGTTTCAAGCGTTCGAGCGGAAGGCGCGGCCGATCTACGAGGAGATGGGGATCGGCGGGGTCATTCCGAGGGTCGACGAGGCGGTGGAGGTGGTGGTCCCGCCGCGCGGGTAA